A genomic region of Eucalyptus grandis isolate ANBG69807.140 chromosome 5, ASM1654582v1, whole genome shotgun sequence contains the following coding sequences:
- the LOC104446349 gene encoding uncharacterized protein LOC104446349, whose translation MPTRPPPTPTPASPSAASTRPPRRSPRRRRCGGCGGGGGVLAPRSVFKAVLVALLLVAVPFFPSQAPAFLDHRVFTEFWELLHLLFIGLAVSYGLFSRRNPRDGGPGGAERPPVPAAAAWSASRVGDFLSIFEDGYELSCGPDGKIQRPAQEAWKWDAAHYSQGESKVAFGEETDFASEEQLKSRSLSSENGDAVVSSWSSQCFPVEPMVVVAQPNFNLGDEYSKPLGLPVRSLRSRTGEPSRRKSRNGGGSVPVSGTGHSSISSDGHINEDFGDVGPVNLEKKLNETMAVPPDSAIPGQPRFERMGVRESFGNGGKRRHARHISAEESRFRHHRSRSLKSNGSLSSRTGSASSSSSPDKLSPLHSASSDLPKVEDPWNKKDQFPSSHAASPLDACGPFDVSGYEKGVGRNLTDKDDYGENVIHNSFDSKSTFYSSSMNRKVSPDMSHSQRNEKILLEKLNDERMDLSEKRSQEFSGHKLPPRGSHSRSYTSIEKFNDEQMDFSEKRYQEFSGDKLPPHGSHSRSYTSNEKLNNEQMDLSEKRSQEEFTGHKLPPRGSHSRSYTSIEQFNDEPMAFSEKIYQEFSGGKLPPLGSQSRSYTSIEKLNDEQMDLSEKSSQEEFSGNKLPPRGSHCRSYTSIDTFLDGDGQRKLKDNREDPGCISGENLSHRRGLPQGSLKLDVKSREKNIKGTPRGKSVRTFRACRQTETVDQFEEACRKFIDDKVGMKHEKTDHFGMRKEGKKTKGSQSSFSSAGQPSLRNSSPVLQQEFADCANGETNHRDNKRVDSGGEWMAEAENPQRRLDKEAMSDCLSDAGTEAYEVDKKAGEFIAKFREQIRRQKMASIGSLSVDFSEDDYR comes from the coding sequence ATGCCGACCCGCCCCCCTCCTACGCCGACCCCCGCCTCCCCCTCCGCAGCCTCCACCCGCCCACCGCGCAGaagcccccgccgccgccgctgcggcggctgcggcggcggcggcggcgtcctcGCTCCCCGCTCCGTCTTCAAGGCCGTCCTCGTCGCCCTCCTCCTCGTCGCCGTCCCCTTCTTCCCCTCCCAGGCCCCCGCCTTCCTCGACCACCGGGTGTTCACCGAGTTCTGGGAGCTCCTCCACCTCCTGTTCATCGGCCTCGCCGTGTCGTACGGCCTGTTCAGCCGCCGGAACCCCCGGGACGGCGGGCCCGGGGGCGCCGAGCGGCCCCCCGTCCCCGCAGCGGCGGCGTGGAGCGCGTCGCGGGTGGGGGATTTCCTGTCGATCTTCGAAGACGGGTACGAGCTCTCGTGCGGGCCCGACGGGAAGATCCAGAGGCCGGCGCAGGAGGCGTGGAAATGGGACGCTGCCCACTACTCCCAAGGTGAGTCCAAGGTTGCTTTCGGTGAAGAGACTGATTTTGCTAGTGAGGAACAGTTAAAGTCTAGATCTTTGAGCTCTGAGAATGGTGATGCTGTGGTTAGTAGCTGGAGTTCTCAGTGTTTTCCGGTTGAGCCCATGGTTGTGGTGGCTCAGCCAAATTTTAATCTCGGTGATGAGTATAGCAAGCCCTTGGGATTGCCTGTTAGGAGCCTTAGATCACGGACTGGGGAGCCGAGTAGGCGGAAATCGAGAAATGGAGGTGGATCTGTTCCTGTTTCTGGTACCGGCCACTCTTCGATTAGCTCCGATGGCCATATCAATGAGGATTTTGGTGATGTGGGTCCGGTTAATTTGGAGAAGAAGTTGAACGAAACCATGGCTGTGCCTCCGGATTCAGCAATACCGGGGCAGCCGAGGTTCGAGAGGATGGGGGTTAGAGAGAGTTTCGGTAATGGCGGGAAGAGACGACATGCTAGGCATATCTCAGCTGAGGAATCTCGATTTAGGCATCACAGATCAAGGTCTCTTAAGTCCAATGGGTCTTTAAGTTCGCGTACAGGTTCAGCATCGTCTTCCTCCTCACCTGACAAGCTCTCTCCCTTGCATTCCGCTTCTTCGGACCTGCCAAAAGTGGAGGACCCTTGGAACAAGAAGGACCAGTTCCCTTCTTCACATGCCGCTTCGCCACTTGATGCTTGCGGTCCGTTTGATGTGTCTGGCTATGAGAAGGGCGTGGGGAGAAACTTGACAGATAAAGATGATTACGGTGAAAATGTGATACATAATTCGTTTGACAGCAAAAGCACGTTCTATTCATCTTCGATGAACAGGAAAGTGTCACCAGACATGTCTCATTCTCAGAGAAATGAGAAGATTCTGCTCGAAAAGTTAAATGATGAGCGGATGGATTTGAGCGAGAAGAGAAGTCAGGAATTCTCGGGTCATAAACTTCCACCGCGTGGATCTCATTCCCGTAGCTATACTAGTATcgaaaaattcaatgatgagCAGATGGATTTTAGCGAGAAGAGATATCAGGAATTCTCGGGTGATAAACTTCCACCGCATGGATCTCATTCTCGTAGCTATACTAGTAACGAAAAGTTAAACAACGAGCAGATGGATCTGAGCGAGAAGAGAAGTCAGGAGGAATTCACGGGTCATAAACTTCCACCACGTGGATCTCATTCCCGTAGCTATACTAGTATCGAACAATTCAATGATGAGCCGATGGCTTTCAGCGAGAAGATATATCAGGAATTCTCAGGTGGTAAACTTCCACCGCTTGGATCTCAATCTCGTAGCTATACTAGTATTGAAAAGTTAAACGACGAGCAGATGGATCTGAGCGAGAAGAGTAGTCAGGAGGAATTCTCGGGTAATAAACTTCCGCCTCGTGGATCTCATTGTCGTAGCTATACCAGTATCGATACTTTTCTTGATGGGGATGGCCAGAGAAAACTGAAGGATAATCGTGAGGACCCAGGGTGCATCAGCGGAGAGAATTTATCGCATAGAAGAGGGTTGCCTCAGGGTTCTCTGAAGTTAGATGTCAAATCGCGTGAGAAGAACATCAAAGGTACGCCGAGAGGAAAATCAGTCAGAACATTCAGAGCGTGCAGACAAACAGAAACAGTTGATCAATTCGAAGAGGCCTGTCGAAAGTTCATAGATGACAAGGTGGGAATGAAGCATGAAAAGACAGACCATTTTGGTATGAGAAAGGAAGGGAAGAAAACTAAAGGTTCTCAGAGCTCCTTCAGTAGTGCGGGTCAACCGAGTCTGAGAAATTCCAGTCCTGTTTTGCAGCAAGAGTTTGCTGATTGTGCAAATGGTGAAACGAATCATCGTGACAACAAACGTGTGGACTCCGGCGGGGAGTGGATGGCTGAGGCTGAAAATCCCCAAAGGAGATTGGATAAAGAAGCCATGTCCGACTGTCTCAGTGACGCGGGAACTGAAGCTTATGAAGTTGATAAGAAGGCTGGTGAGTTCATTGCCAAGTTTAGGGAACAGATTAGGCGTCAAAAGATGGCATCCATCGGATCCTTAAGCGTAGACTTCAGTGAAGACGATTATAGATAA
- the LOC104444435 gene encoding homeobox-leucine zipper protein ATHB-4 isoform X1: protein MGEQDDGLGLSLSLGCGKSALSLNLNLVEAPVQSRQSPGQKCSWNEIFHSPETNSKTRPLFGGVGVNRDILVVDLDDDNHVSSPNSTVSSISGKRSERDPHGDNEVEAERTSCSCESIEEDGSGGDGARKKLRLSREQSLVLEETFKEHNTLNPKQKLALAKQLNLSPRQVEVWFQNRRARTKTKQTEVDCEYLKRCCDNLTQENKRLQKEVQELRALKLSPQLYMHMNPPTTLTMCPSCQRVSVPSSSLSPPSSSSVTASVIGPVGPVHNPFSQSGPSINPWARLQMQQGLNNLHS, encoded by the exons ATGGGTGAGCAAGATGATGGGCTGGGGTTGAGCTTGAGCCTGGGATGCGGGAAGAGCGCATTGTCTTTGAACCTCAATCTCGTGGAAGCTCCTGTGCAGTCCAGGCAGAGTCCTGGGCAAAAGTGCTCTTGGAATGAGATTTTCCACTCTCCTG AAACAAACTCCAAAACAAGGCCATTATTCGGTGGAGTCGGCGTCAACCGAGACATACTGGTGGTGGATTTGGATGATGATAATCATGTCTCATCACCTAACAGCACCGTGTCGAGCATAAGTGGGAAGAGAAGTGAGAGAGACCCGCACGGAGATAATGAAGTTGAGGCTGAGAGAACTTCGTGCTCTTGTGAGAGCATCGAAGAAGATGGCAGTGGAGGAGATGGAGCAAGGAAGAAGCTCAGGCTGTCTAGAGAACAGTCATTGGTGCTAGAGGAGACATTCAAAGAGCATAACACTCTTAACCCT AAGCAAAAGCTTGCCTTGGCCAAGCAGCTGAATCTTAGTCCCAGACAGGTAGAGGTCTGGTTTCAGAACAGGCGTGCCAG GACTAAGACGAAGCAAACTGAGGTGGACTGTGAGTACCTTAAGAGATGCTGCGACAATCTCACACAGGAAAACAAGAGGCTGCAGAAGGAAGTGCAGGAGCTCAGAGCACTGAAGCTCTCCCCACAGCTCTACATGCACATGAACCCGCCCACCACGCTCACCATGTGCCCTTCATGTCAGCGAGTGTCTGTTCCTTCGTCATCGCTGTCgcctccatcttcatcttcagtcACTGCCTCAGTGATTGGCCCCGTGGGGCCGGTCCATAATCCTTTTAGTCAGTCTGGACCATCCATCAACCCTTGGGCAAGGCTACAGATGCAACAAGGACTGAACAATTTGCACTCTTGA
- the LOC104444433 gene encoding actin-related protein 2/3 complex subunit 5A: MMAATVDFVEADNAEAIISRIEHKSRKIESLLKQSRPVEALKTALEGSPPNTRDERCKSANWIVVHRAIMAIKDLDALFSSLDPEYYDILMKYLYRGLSTGDRPTCDQCLRIHERLTERAGLGCILRSLADTMNTV, translated from the exons ATGATGGCGGCGACGGTCGACTTCGTGGAGGCGGACAACGCGGAGGCCATCATCAGCAGGATCGAGCACAAGTCCCGCAAGATCGAGAGCTTGCTCAAGCA GTCGAGGCCGGTGGAGGCTCTCAAGACCGCCCTCGAAGGGTCGCCTCCGAACACGCGGGACGAGCGATGCAAG TCGGCGAACTGGATAGTGGTGCACAGAGCGATAATGGCGATAAAGGATCTGGACGCCCTGTTCTCCTCCTTGGATCCCGAGTACTACGACATCCTGATGAA ATACTTGTACAGAGGCTTGTCTACAGGGGATCGCCCCACCTGTGACCAATGCCTGCGGATTCATGAAAGACTCACAGAGAGGGCAGGCTTGGGGTGCATACTTCGTTCCTTAGCGGACACCATGAATACAGTATGA
- the LOC104444435 gene encoding homeobox-leucine zipper protein ATHB-4 isoform X2, which translates to MGEQDDGLGLSLSLGCGKSALSLNLNLVEAPVQSRQSPGQKCSWNEIFHSPETNSKTRPLFGGVGVNRDILVVDLDDDNHVSSPNSTVSSISGKRSERDPHGDNEVEAERTSCSCESIEEDGSGGDGARKKLRLSREQSLVLEETFKEHNTLNPCRTKTKQTEVDCEYLKRCCDNLTQENKRLQKEVQELRALKLSPQLYMHMNPPTTLTMCPSCQRVSVPSSSLSPPSSSSVTASVIGPVGPVHNPFSQSGPSINPWARLQMQQGLNNLHS; encoded by the exons ATGGGTGAGCAAGATGATGGGCTGGGGTTGAGCTTGAGCCTGGGATGCGGGAAGAGCGCATTGTCTTTGAACCTCAATCTCGTGGAAGCTCCTGTGCAGTCCAGGCAGAGTCCTGGGCAAAAGTGCTCTTGGAATGAGATTTTCCACTCTCCTG AAACAAACTCCAAAACAAGGCCATTATTCGGTGGAGTCGGCGTCAACCGAGACATACTGGTGGTGGATTTGGATGATGATAATCATGTCTCATCACCTAACAGCACCGTGTCGAGCATAAGTGGGAAGAGAAGTGAGAGAGACCCGCACGGAGATAATGAAGTTGAGGCTGAGAGAACTTCGTGCTCTTGTGAGAGCATCGAAGAAGATGGCAGTGGAGGAGATGGAGCAAGGAAGAAGCTCAGGCTGTCTAGAGAACAGTCATTGGTGCTAGAGGAGACATTCAAAGAGCATAACACTCTTAACCCT TGTAGGACTAAGACGAAGCAAACTGAGGTGGACTGTGAGTACCTTAAGAGATGCTGCGACAATCTCACACAGGAAAACAAGAGGCTGCAGAAGGAAGTGCAGGAGCTCAGAGCACTGAAGCTCTCCCCACAGCTCTACATGCACATGAACCCGCCCACCACGCTCACCATGTGCCCTTCATGTCAGCGAGTGTCTGTTCCTTCGTCATCGCTGTCgcctccatcttcatcttcagtcACTGCCTCAGTGATTGGCCCCGTGGGGCCGGTCCATAATCCTTTTAGTCAGTCTGGACCATCCATCAACCCTTGGGCAAGGCTACAGATGCAACAAGGACTGAACAATTTGCACTCTTGA